A DNA window from Flavisolibacter ginsenosidimutans contains the following coding sequences:
- a CDS encoding VCBS repeat-containing protein: MRFVKEGNWIFFLLASTVMLSSCKSNNDDKPSLFTLQKNTGISFRNDVKDSKDDNSFLFRNFYNGGGVATGDINNDGLPDVFFTSNQGENKLYLNKGAFQFEDISVKAGLKQDGLWNTGVTFVDVNADGWLDIYVCSSGHMKDGHRKNKLYINQHNNTFTEEGAKYGLDVSGYCTQAVFFDYDNDGDLDCFIINNSPIPFSSLNYADMRDVDISKWQIAENLKGGGNHLYRNDGPSRPSRWEGHQPHNTSIVGESDNRVASSKSRPSQLGEAPPPEGFGEAVHFTEVTAQAGLHTGLISFGLGVTVGDVNDDGYPDIYVGNDFIEKDYLYINQKNGTFKDELESCVQKISMSSMSADLGDINNDGSPDIFTTDMIPDDDYRLKTTGTFDNIDLYLSKQKAGLYHQYVRNCLQVNNGNNTFSEIANYAGVYGTDWSWGAVFLDADNDGLNDIFVCNGIAKDLGNLDFLDFFSNDVYTKMVSTGQRMEMDELLKHIPVTPLPNRVFRNKGNLGFEDAGKAWGFAQPSFSNSVAYADLDGDGDLDLIVNNENQEAFVYRNNESERGGNHFLALQLKGKSANPFAIGATIKAYKGGQIFYREVSPVRGFQSSMDYKQIIGLGKESSVDSVVVLWPDKTKSVYTNLQTDKTHVLQESNDNEKSFLPSPNAVTLFELLPQLFDKHKEDDYVDFYYERNLPEMLSREGPHIARGDVNGDGLEDVYIGGAKDQPGQLYLQTIDGKFIKKEEPIFNEYKDFEDVAVLFFDADGDGDLDLFIGAGGNNVPRGTRAIEHRLYINDGKGNFTINTKAFPANEANISVATAYDYDGDGDLDLFVGGRSVPFSYGVAPRSYLYQNDGHGNFSDVTTSIAPELLNIGMITSATWANVNGDNKKELIVAGEWMAPKIFSFRNGKFVELKNTGLENLYGWWQSLSVADLKNDGHDDLILGNIGENFYLRPTEKTPVKLWVKDFDGNGTPDQFLTQTINGKDMPVFLKRDITEQFPFLKKDNLKNSDYATKTIQDLFGEKALKDASVLTFNYCASVVAINKGNSSFDVQPLPVRAQLSSVDAVCSIDVNNDGKIDLITGGNLFTFPPQFGRLDASYGDVFVNNGKGGFTWVPNMKSGIDLRGEVKDIKAIEGKKGKCLLITQNNETPLLYRLK; the protein is encoded by the coding sequence ATGCGTTTTGTTAAAGAGGGAAACTGGATTTTTTTTCTCCTTGCATCAACCGTCATGCTTTCTTCATGCAAAAGCAACAATGATGACAAGCCTTCTCTTTTCACGCTTCAAAAAAACACCGGCATCAGTTTTCGCAACGACGTAAAAGATTCCAAAGACGACAACAGCTTTCTCTTTCGCAATTTTTATAACGGCGGCGGGGTAGCCACAGGCGACATCAACAACGACGGCCTGCCCGATGTTTTCTTTACGTCCAATCAGGGCGAGAACAAACTTTATTTAAACAAGGGGGCCTTTCAATTTGAAGACATCTCGGTCAAGGCAGGATTAAAGCAAGACGGGCTTTGGAACACCGGCGTCACTTTCGTTGACGTCAACGCTGACGGTTGGCTTGACATTTACGTTTGCAGTTCAGGCCACATGAAAGACGGCCACCGCAAAAACAAACTTTACATCAATCAACACAACAACACATTCACAGAAGAAGGCGCGAAGTACGGTTTGGATGTTTCGGGTTATTGCACGCAAGCCGTTTTTTTTGACTACGATAACGACGGCGATCTTGATTGTTTCATCATCAACAACAGCCCCATTCCGTTTAGCTCACTTAATTATGCCGACATGCGCGACGTGGATATTTCCAAATGGCAGATTGCGGAAAATTTAAAAGGAGGCGGTAATCATCTTTACCGGAACGACGGCCCATCCCGACCTTCCCGGTGGGAAGGCCACCAACCGCACAATACCTCAATTGTCGGAGAGTCTGATAACCGAGTTGCGTCGTCGAAAAGCAGGCCTTCGCAGCTTGGCGAAGCCCCTCCACCGGAGGGGTTTGGGGAGGCCGTTCATTTTACCGAAGTCACCGCACAAGCGGGTTTGCACACAGGCTTAATTTCTTTCGGACTTGGGGTAACCGTTGGCGATGTGAACGACGACGGCTACCCCGATATTTATGTGGGCAACGATTTTATTGAGAAGGATTACCTCTACATCAACCAAAAAAACGGAACCTTTAAAGACGAATTGGAAAGCTGTGTACAAAAAATAAGTATGTCAAGCATGAGTGCCGATTTGGGTGACATCAACAACGACGGCAGTCCGGATATTTTTACAACGGACATGATTCCCGATGATGATTATCGTTTGAAAACCACCGGCACTTTTGATAACATTGATCTTTACTTAAGCAAGCAGAAAGCAGGCTTGTATCATCAATACGTGCGAAATTGTTTGCAGGTGAACAACGGTAACAATACATTCTCCGAGATTGCAAACTACGCAGGTGTTTACGGAACTGACTGGAGTTGGGGCGCTGTCTTTTTGGATGCGGATAACGATGGCCTCAACGATATTTTTGTTTGCAACGGCATTGCCAAAGATTTGGGCAACCTTGACTTCCTTGATTTTTTTTCCAACGATGTTTACACCAAAATGGTTTCAACCGGCCAGCGAATGGAAATGGACGAATTGCTTAAACACATTCCGGTTACGCCTTTGCCCAACCGCGTGTTTCGCAACAAAGGCAATCTTGGTTTTGAGGATGCAGGCAAGGCCTGGGGCTTTGCGCAACCATCTTTTTCAAACAGCGTAGCTTATGCTGATTTAGACGGTGATGGCGATTTGGATTTAATTGTGAACAACGAGAATCAGGAAGCTTTTGTTTACCGCAACAACGAAAGCGAAAGAGGAGGAAACCATTTTTTGGCCTTGCAACTGAAAGGGAAAAGTGCTAACCCTTTTGCCATTGGTGCAACAATTAAGGCTTACAAAGGCGGTCAAATTTTTTACCGCGAAGTGTCGCCGGTTCGCGGCTTTCAGTCTTCGATGGATTACAAACAAATCATTGGGTTGGGGAAAGAATCGTCGGTTGATTCGGTAGTTGTTCTTTGGCCTGATAAAACAAAATCTGTTTACACAAATTTGCAAACAGACAAAACACATGTCTTGCAAGAAAGCAACGACAACGAAAAAAGTTTTTTACCTTCTCCGAATGCGGTCACGCTTTTCGAGTTGCTGCCACAGTTATTCGACAAACACAAAGAGGATGATTATGTGGATTTTTATTACGAACGCAACCTGCCCGAGATGTTGTCGCGGGAAGGGCCGCACATTGCCAGAGGCGACGTGAACGGCGACGGATTGGAGGATGTTTATATTGGCGGCGCGAAAGACCAGCCCGGCCAGCTTTATTTGCAAACGATTGATGGAAAATTCATCAAAAAAGAAGAACCCATCTTTAACGAGTACAAAGATTTTGAAGACGTAGCCGTATTGTTTTTTGATGCCGACGGCGACGGCGATCTGGACTTGTTTATCGGCGCTGGCGGCAACAACGTTCCACGCGGCACTCGCGCCATTGAACATCGTCTTTACATCAACGACGGCAAGGGAAATTTTACCATCAACACAAAAGCATTTCCTGCCAACGAAGCAAATATTTCTGTCGCTACAGCTTATGACTACGATGGCGACGGCGACCTTGATTTGTTTGTCGGAGGAAGAAGCGTGCCTTTTTCTTATGGCGTTGCACCGCGCAGTTATCTTTATCAGAACGATGGTCACGGAAATTTTTCCGACGTTACAACCAGCATAGCACCGGAGTTGCTAAACATTGGAATGATTACCAGCGCAACGTGGGCGAATGTAAACGGAGACAATAAAAAAGAATTGATTGTAGCGGGTGAGTGGATGGCGCCGAAAATATTTTCTTTCAGGAACGGGAAATTTGTAGAGCTAAAAAATACGGGTTTGGAAAACCTTTACGGCTGGTGGCAAAGCCTTTCCGTAGCTGATTTAAAGAATGATGGTCATGACGATTTAATTCTCGGCAACATCGGTGAGAATTTTTATTTGCGGCCAACTGAAAAAACACCTGTAAAGCTTTGGGTGAAAGACTTCGACGGCAACGGAACGCCGGACCAATTTCTCACGCAAACCATCAACGGTAAGGACATGCCGGTGTTTTTAAAGCGAGACATTACCGAGCAATTTCCTTTCTTAAAAAAGGACAATTTGAAGAACAGCGATTATGCCACAAAAACAATACAAGATTTGTTTGGCGAAAAGGCCTTAAAAGACGCAAGCGTGTTAACCTTCAATTACTGCGCTTCGGTTGTGGCCATCAACAAAGGCAACAGCAGTTTTGACGTGCAGCCGCTTCCGGTAAGAGCGCAATTGTCGAGCGTGGATGCCGTTTGCTCAATAGATGTAAACAATGACGGTAAAATAGATTTAATCACGGGCGGCAACCTGTTTACTTTCCCGCCGCAGTTTGGAAGACTTGATGCCAGTTACGGCGATGTGTTTGTTAACAACGGTAAAGGTGGATTTACCTGGGTGCCGAACATGAAATCCGGTATTGATCTGCGTGGTGAAGTAAAAGATATCAAAGCGATTGAAGGCAAGAAAGGCAAATGCCTTCTCATCACACAAAATAATGAAACACCGCTTCTGTACCGCCTGAAATAA
- a CDS encoding VCBS repeat-containing protein, with protein MKAKSIIIFFTCFIALLLNGCKDKKKIERPLFETLDSGRTGLNFSNNLTYTPQFNLFKYMYFYNGSGIGAGDFNNDGKIDLFFASNQGQNKFYLNEGGLKFKDVTAEASIPNDGGWSTGVSVVDINNDGLLDIYVCRVGQYETLHSKNQFLINQGVDKNGVPHFKDEAAQMGLDFSGFSTQAAFFDYDNDGDLDMFLLNHSVHQNNNFRPRAVFAGTYDSLSGDRIYRNDNGRFTDVTKQTGINSTAISYGLGICVADINLDGYPDVYIGNDFHENDYLYINQKNGTFKEEGENCFMHTSQYSMGVDVADINNDAYPEIVSMDMLPSDPYILKRSLGEDSYDLFHEKIGMGYSYQFTRNNLQYNRRNGLFSEIGLYSGIAATDWSWAPLWMDFDNDGYKDLFISNGIPKRMNDIDYVNFISNGEVQQKITDNDVQGKDLSLINKFPEIKIPNKFYRNKGNLSFSDEEDLVEGNAPTFSNGAVYADLDGDGDLDIVVNNIDNPVLVYENKGADSAKNAFVELHLQGPVENKNAIGAKAVLFSSNEIRTYENYPVKGFLSSMQIPLHIGLKNTKVDSLLLIWPDRTFQRVSLSNNTTQTITYKKGLPVFDFSILANHQTNKTFAAEDITAQTGLNYLHQENHFVEFDREPLIPHEVSTEGPALAVADINRDGLDDVFVGAARDHKSAVFIQQTGGKFIKTSQPALDADSIYESTGACWADVNNDGNVDLIVASGGNEFYGPDYHNSPRVYLNDGTGTLAKVQNAFNNIFLTASCVVPYDFNGDGYVDLFLGGRAVPWAYGQIPQSYLLLNNKNGTFSDATTKYAKDLSQAGMVTNAIWFDIDGDGDKDLLLSLEWDGIVAFINTGGSFTKKVLSDKKGWWNFLLPCDVDGDGKMDLIAGNLGLNSRLKASPKEPVRLYYNDFDGNGKKEQVLTYYLNEKEIPFATKAELEKQMPIIKKKFLYADDLAKASLNDLFGKDKLESADVLIADCFASAVLLNKGNLQFETKALPAEAQFTTYKDAVAVDANGDNKPDILLAGNYYDSNIEMGRYDADFGTLLINDGGGNFHCSTLNGLAVKGQVRHVQPITINKQKAFLLARNSDSLKVIKLYGTNVSH; from the coding sequence ATGAAAGCAAAAAGCATCATTATATTTTTCACTTGCTTCATTGCCCTGCTGCTAAACGGTTGCAAAGACAAAAAGAAAATTGAACGGCCTTTGTTTGAAACGCTTGACAGCGGTCGCACAGGTCTCAACTTTAGCAACAACCTTACTTATACTCCGCAGTTCAATCTTTTCAAGTACATGTATTTCTACAACGGCAGTGGCATTGGCGCCGGTGATTTCAACAACGACGGAAAGATTGATTTGTTCTTCGCATCCAACCAAGGACAAAACAAATTTTACCTGAACGAAGGCGGATTAAAGTTTAAAGACGTTACTGCGGAAGCTTCAATTCCAAATGATGGTGGTTGGTCAACCGGTGTATCGGTAGTGGACATCAACAACGACGGCTTGCTTGATATTTACGTTTGCCGCGTTGGTCAGTATGAAACACTGCACAGTAAAAATCAGTTTCTCATCAATCAGGGGGTTGACAAAAACGGGGTACCGCATTTTAAGGATGAAGCTGCGCAAATGGGGCTGGATTTTTCCGGCTTTAGCACCCAAGCCGCTTTTTTTGATTACGATAACGACGGGGATTTAGACATGTTCTTGTTGAATCATTCCGTTCATCAAAACAACAATTTTCGTCCGCGGGCTGTGTTTGCCGGAACGTATGATTCATTGTCAGGCGACAGAATTTACCGAAACGATAACGGACGCTTCACCGATGTAACAAAACAAACCGGCATAAACAGCACGGCCATTAGTTACGGTTTAGGCATTTGCGTTGCAGACATAAATCTTGACGGCTATCCCGACGTCTACATCGGCAACGACTTTCACGAAAACGATTATCTCTACATCAATCAAAAGAACGGAACCTTTAAAGAAGAAGGCGAGAACTGCTTTATGCACACGAGTCAATATTCAATGGGCGTGGATGTAGCGGACATCAACAACGATGCGTATCCCGAAATCGTTTCGATGGATATGCTGCCATCTGATCCTTACATTTTAAAACGTTCGCTGGGCGAGGACAGCTACGATTTGTTTCACGAGAAAATCGGTATGGGTTATTCTTACCAGTTTACGCGAAACAACTTGCAGTACAATCGCCGCAACGGTTTGTTCAGTGAGATAGGCCTGTACAGCGGCATTGCAGCTACGGATTGGAGTTGGGCGCCGCTCTGGATGGATTTCGACAACGACGGTTACAAGGACTTATTTATCTCCAACGGCATTCCCAAACGCATGAACGACATTGATTACGTGAACTTCATTTCCAACGGCGAAGTGCAACAAAAGATTACCGACAACGATGTACAGGGAAAAGATTTGTCGCTCATCAATAAATTCCCGGAGATAAAAATTCCCAATAAATTTTACCGCAACAAGGGCAACCTTTCTTTTAGTGATGAAGAAGATTTAGTTGAAGGCAATGCGCCGACTTTTTCAAACGGGGCCGTGTACGCCGATTTGGACGGCGACGGCGACCTTGACATTGTGGTGAACAACATTGACAACCCGGTGCTGGTCTATGAAAACAAAGGTGCTGATTCGGCAAAGAATGCTTTCGTTGAATTGCATTTGCAAGGCCCCGTTGAAAACAAAAACGCCATTGGCGCTAAGGCCGTTTTGTTCAGTAGCAATGAAATCAGAACCTATGAAAATTATCCCGTGAAGGGATTCTTATCAAGCATGCAAATACCGCTGCACATTGGTTTGAAAAACACAAAAGTTGATTCGTTGTTGCTGATATGGCCTGACAGAACTTTTCAACGGGTATCACTTTCAAACAACACAACGCAAACGATAACGTATAAAAAAGGCTTGCCCGTTTTCGATTTTTCCATTCTTGCAAATCATCAAACCAATAAAACTTTTGCAGCCGAGGACATTACTGCGCAAACGGGTTTGAATTATTTGCACCAGGAAAACCATTTTGTGGAGTTCGATCGTGAGCCGCTCATTCCGCACGAAGTATCAACCGAAGGTCCGGCTCTTGCTGTTGCGGACATTAACAGAGATGGTTTGGATGATGTGTTTGTTGGTGCTGCAAGAGACCACAAAAGCGCCGTGTTTATTCAGCAAACAGGAGGGAAGTTTATAAAAACATCACAACCCGCTTTGGATGCCGACAGTATTTATGAAAGTACCGGTGCTTGTTGGGCCGACGTAAACAACGATGGTAACGTTGATTTGATTGTTGCCAGCGGCGGTAACGAATTTTATGGCCCCGATTACCACAATTCTCCGCGTGTTTATTTAAACGACGGCACAGGCACGCTTGCAAAAGTGCAGAACGCGTTCAACAATATTTTTCTTACGGCTTCTTGTGTGGTGCCCTACGATTTTAACGGCGACGGTTACGTGGATTTGTTTTTGGGTGGCCGTGCGGTGCCGTGGGCTTACGGACAAATACCGCAGTCTTATCTTTTGCTGAACAACAAAAACGGAACCTTCAGCGATGCAACAACTAAGTATGCAAAGGATTTGTCGCAAGCAGGCATGGTAACCAACGCTATTTGGTTTGACATTGATGGCGACGGCGACAAAGACTTGTTGCTTTCGTTGGAATGGGACGGCATTGTTGCCTTCATCAACACCGGCGGAAGCTTTACTAAAAAAGTATTGAGCGATAAAAAAGGCTGGTGGAATTTTCTCTTGCCCTGCGACGTGGACGGTGACGGCAAGATGGATTTAATTGCCGGCAACCTGGGATTGAACAGCCGTTTAAAAGCATCACCAAAAGAACCCGTGCGGCTTTATTACAATGACTTTGACGGCAACGGAAAGAAAGAACAAGTGTTGACGTATTACCTGAACGAAAAAGAAATTCCCTTCGCTACCAAGGCAGAATTAGAAAAGCAAATGCCCATCATTAAAAAGAAATTTTTATACGCCGATGACCTTGCCAAAGCCTCGCTGAACGATTTGTTTGGCAAAGACAAATTAGAGAGTGCTGATGTGCTCATTGCCGATTGTTTTGCCAGCGCCGTCTTGCTGAACAAGGGCAATCTTCAATTTGAAACGAAGGCATTGCCGGCTGAAGCGCAATTTACAACGTACAAGGATGCCGTTGCGGTGGACGCAAACGGTGACAACAAACCCGATATTTTATTGGCGGGGAATTATTACGATAGCAATATTGAAATGGGACGCTACGATGCCGATTTTGGAACCTTGCTCATAAACGACGGCGGCGGCAATTTTCATTGCAGCACGTTGAACGGTCTTGCTGTAAAAGGCCAGGTACGGCATGTGCAGCCAATCACTATCAATAAACAGAAAGCTTTCTTACTGGCAAGAAACAGCGACAGTTTAAAAGTGATAAAGCTTTACGGTACAAATGTCTCTCATTAA
- the ffh gene encoding signal recognition particle protein, with product MFESLSDRLEGAFKSLKGEGRITELNIATTVKEIRRALVDADVNYKIAKEFTDKVKDKATGEKVINAISPSQLMVKIVKDELVELMGNEAASFNAKGAPAVILIAGLQGSGKTTFSGKLANYLKKQLRLSPILVAADVYRPAAMEQLRVLGEQIGVDVHLELENKNPVEIAQNAINEARSKNKNVVIIDTAGRLAIDEAMMTEVANIKAAVNPQEILFVVDSMTGQDAVNTAKAFNDRLDFSGVVLTKLDGDTRGGAALSIKYTVDKPIKFISSGEKMDTLDVFYPERMAQRILGMGDITTLVEKAQAQFDEEQAKKLEKKIRKNQFDFADFKQQLEQIKRMGNLKDLMAMIPGVGKAMKDIDISDDAFKGVEAIINSMTPFERANPDEIDGGRRKRIANGCGKDISEVNAFMKQFEQMREMMKMMNKMPMGRMMPGMKR from the coding sequence ATGTTTGAGAGTTTAAGTGACAGACTTGAAGGCGCCTTTAAAAGCCTCAAAGGCGAGGGCCGCATTACCGAGTTAAATATTGCCACCACAGTGAAAGAGATCCGCCGTGCCTTGGTGGATGCCGACGTAAACTATAAAATTGCCAAAGAATTTACCGACAAGGTAAAAGACAAAGCCACCGGTGAGAAAGTTATCAACGCCATTTCGCCAAGCCAGTTGATGGTGAAGATTGTAAAGGACGAACTGGTGGAACTGATGGGCAACGAAGCCGCTTCGTTTAATGCGAAGGGTGCGCCGGCGGTGATTTTAATAGCCGGTTTGCAAGGTTCGGGTAAAACAACCTTTAGCGGAAAACTGGCGAATTATCTGAAGAAACAACTTCGCCTCTCTCCCATTCTTGTAGCCGCTGACGTTTACCGCCCTGCGGCAATGGAGCAGTTAAGAGTTTTAGGCGAACAAATTGGCGTGGACGTTCACCTTGAACTGGAAAACAAAAACCCGGTGGAGATTGCGCAGAACGCCATCAACGAAGCCCGCTCAAAAAACAAGAACGTTGTCATCATTGATACCGCCGGCCGCCTGGCCATTGACGAAGCGATGATGACCGAAGTGGCGAACATTAAAGCTGCGGTAAATCCGCAGGAAATTCTGTTTGTAGTTGACAGCATGACCGGGCAAGATGCAGTGAACACAGCGAAAGCCTTTAATGATCGACTGGATTTCAGCGGTGTTGTTCTTACCAAATTAGACGGCGACACCCGCGGCGGCGCGGCGCTTTCCATTAAATATACCGTTGACAAACCCATCAAATTTATAAGCAGCGGCGAGAAAATGGATACGCTGGATGTGTTCTATCCCGAACGGATGGCACAGCGTATTCTTGGCATGGGCGACATTACCACGCTGGTGGAAAAAGCGCAAGCACAATTTGACGAAGAGCAGGCCAAAAAGCTGGAAAAGAAAATCCGCAAAAACCAATTTGACTTTGCCGACTTTAAACAACAGCTTGAGCAAATTAAACGCATGGGTAATTTAAAAGACCTGATGGCGATGATTCCCGGCGTAGGCAAAGCCATGAAGGACATTGACATCAGCGACGATGCGTTTAAAGGCGTGGAAGCCATCATCAATTCCATGACGCCTTTTGAACGGGCAAACCCTGACGAGATTGACGGCGGCCGCCGCAAGCGCATTGCCAATGGCTGTGGCAAAGACATAAGCGAAGTGAATGCCTTCATGAAACAGTTTGAGCAAATGCGGGAGATGATGAAAATGATGAACAAAATGCCAATGGGACGAATGATGCCCGGCATGAAGCGATAA
- a CDS encoding GxxExxY protein encodes METTNYKYAGVTEKIIGCAMKVHRYFGLGFPEVVYQRALIIELEKLCLKCGAQVEKDIYYEDHFISKRRLDLIVEDKILIELKAVSELDKACHNQIINYLKVFKIEVGLLLNFGTESLQFRRFVNTQTAQ; translated from the coding sequence ATGGAAACAACAAACTATAAATACGCCGGTGTTACGGAAAAAATTATCGGGTGTGCGATGAAAGTGCACCGGTATTTTGGTTTAGGTTTTCCGGAAGTGGTTTACCAAAGAGCCTTGATTATTGAACTTGAAAAACTTTGCTTAAAATGTGGTGCTCAAGTTGAAAAAGATATTTATTACGAGGATCATTTTATTTCAAAACGCAGATTGGATTTAATTGTGGAGGACAAGATTTTGATCGAATTAAAAGCAGTCTCTGAACTTGACAAAGCATGCCATAATCAAATCATTAACTATCTAAAAGTATTCAAAATAGAAGTTGGATTACTGCTGAATTTTGGAACAGAAAGCCTGCAATTCAGGAGGTTTGTCAATACCCAAACGGCTCAGTGA
- a CDS encoding sigma-70 family RNA polymerase sigma factor: MRQLKITKSITNRESQSLEKYLQEIGKVELITPEEEVRLAGLIKQGDQRALDRLTKANLRFVVSVAKQYQNQGLSLPDLINEGNLGLIKAAQRFDETKGFKFISYAVWWIRQSILQAIAEQARIVRLPLNKVGLTNRIHKAFSQLEQEFEREPSAEELAELLNMELDEVQSSLSINARHVSMDNPLSEGEESTLYDVLENPNAEKTDGELAYNQSLKTEIDRSLQTLTERQKEVICYFFGIGVDHPLSLEDIGERFSLTRERVRQIKDKAILKLRSHQKNDVLRSYLGV; the protein is encoded by the coding sequence ATGCGTCAACTCAAGATCACGAAGAGTATTACCAATCGTGAATCTCAAAGCCTCGAAAAGTACCTCCAGGAAATTGGCAAGGTCGAGTTAATTACCCCCGAAGAAGAAGTTCGTTTAGCAGGCCTCATCAAACAAGGCGACCAACGTGCGCTGGACCGTTTGACGAAGGCCAACCTGCGTTTCGTGGTTTCGGTAGCCAAACAGTACCAAAATCAGGGCCTCTCTCTTCCCGATCTGATCAATGAGGGCAATCTGGGTTTGATTAAAGCCGCCCAGCGCTTTGATGAAACCAAGGGTTTCAAGTTCATTTCTTACGCTGTGTGGTGGATTCGCCAATCCATTTTACAAGCCATTGCCGAACAAGCCCGCATCGTTCGCCTGCCGTTGAACAAAGTTGGTTTGACCAACCGCATTCACAAAGCCTTCAGCCAATTGGAGCAGGAGTTTGAACGCGAGCCTTCGGCAGAAGAACTGGCCGAATTGCTGAACATGGAACTGGACGAAGTGCAATCCTCGCTCAGCATCAATGCCCGTCACGTAAGCATGGACAATCCCCTGTCAGAAGGAGAAGAAAGCACCTTGTACGATGTGCTTGAAAATCCCAACGCGGAAAAAACGGACGGCGAACTGGCCTACAACCAATCGCTCAAAACCGAAATTGACCGCAGCCTGCAAACGCTGACCGAAAGGCAAAAAGAAGTGATTTGCTATTTCTTCGGCATCGGTGTGGATCATCCCTTGAGCCTTGAAGACATTGGCGAACGCTTTAGCTTAACAAGAGAAAGAGTGCGCCAGATTAAAGACAAGGCCATTTTGAAATTGAGAAGTCACCAAAAAAACGATGTGTTAAGGAGTTATTTAGGCGTATAA
- a CDS encoding START-like domain-containing protein, whose product MSKKQQYTLEYPVRCSPTILYEFLANPSGLQEWFADKVDERDGIYYFSWNGSEDEAEVMEQEEEKFIRFHWLHAPKDEFFEFAIEKSEVTNQTILVIKDFADKREVKDQSRLWDHQVKDLFHRLGN is encoded by the coding sequence ATGAGCAAAAAACAACAGTACACGTTAGAATACCCGGTTCGCTGCTCTCCGACCATCCTTTACGAATTTCTTGCAAACCCTTCGGGCCTGCAGGAGTGGTTTGCCGATAAAGTAGATGAGCGTGACGGTATTTATTATTTTTCCTGGAATGGATCGGAAGACGAAGCAGAAGTAATGGAGCAAGAAGAAGAAAAATTTATCCGCTTTCATTGGCTGCATGCGCCAAAAGATGAATTTTTCGAATTTGCCATTGAAAAGTCAGAAGTGACCAACCAAACTATTTTGGTGATTAAAGACTTTGCCGATAAAAGAGAAGTGAAAGACCAAAGCCGTCTTTGGGACCACCAGGTGAAAGATCTTTTTCACCGCTTAGGCAATTAA